A stretch of Ipomoea triloba cultivar NCNSP0323 chromosome 13, ASM357664v1 DNA encodes these proteins:
- the LOC116001207 gene encoding uncharacterized protein LOC116001207, whose product MLQGDPACIGYICAFAIFHRVLEVGNDEMHNLNLFGNPEDQFGEVEVENNEVHNLNKPGNPENSSLEAHLSAMHDEMWDVITDGPIQILQVNPNRVVTDPTSPEMIPKEKSLLTTEERTRVNLDNIAKDILYKALDESLFPRVRKCKTAKDIWDVLMLIGDGDEQEKENKLTIAMKKFEDFKLNPKESITEMEARFIKLWMEINDLDEKKLTQKEINLKILRGLPKSWEMKVVAMRDHRDLKTTSTTQIFSDLKAYEFEKEAQNDEELETRNIALVANHQSSSSTPRSNSNPSSDFFTDDQLALFMRRFKRFMRKNQSYDNSDKTRRTKYRNNDKTSGSRTHEKDEIQDEHNYKKNSGSYHNPKSASNNADEEPNKNQKNDRRRKALAVEEKLEEKNDESCTSSPSSESDSSEDEKGLLCLFSQEDSDEELCLMADEEEVTSQNHSSNYSSESTYHENPREAFERIMKSFDGIEDSHIRLKEENAKLLAERQDLEDLRSKNAEMLESISQLEKQVHLLEEECKAKDDREQNLRAVLATFTNLSRLMDRMVDDQRPSGSRTGLGYSSSSYQHVLLTRPTNPSTSGGLSSVFVQ is encoded by the exons ATGCTACAAGGGGATCCAGCATGCATAGGCTATATCTGTGcatttgcaatttttcatagAGTG CTTGAAGTAGGAAATGATGAAATGCATAACCTAAATCTGTTTGGGAATCCAGAAGATCAATTTGGTGAG GTTGAAGTAGAAAATAATGAAGTTCATAACCTAAATAAACCTGGGAATCCAGAAAATTCATCACTTGAG GCTCACTTGTCTGCCatgcatgatgagatgtgggacgtGATAACTGATGGACCCATCCAGATACTACAAGTGAACCCCAATCGTGTTGTTACCGATCCGACATCACCAGAAATGATTCCAAAGGAGAAATCCTTGCTAACTACCGAAGAGAGAACCCGAGTAAATCTCGACAATATAGCCAAGGATATACTCTACAAGGCATTGGACGAATCATTGTTTCCaagagtaagaaagtgcaagaCTGCTAAAGACATCTGGGATGTACTCATGCTCATAGGTGATGGAGACGAacaagagaaggagaacaagctgacgattgccatgaagaagtttgaagattTCAAACTCAATCCGAAGGAGTCCATAACTGAAATGGAAGCTCGGTTCATAAAGTTATGGATGGAAATCAATGATCTTGATGAGAAAAAGCTAacacaaaaggagataaacTTGAAGATTCTCCGAGGACTACCCAAAAGCTGGGAAATGAAAGTAGTAGCTATGCGTGATCATAGAGACCTCAAGACAACAAGTACTACTCAGATCTTTAGTGATCTGAAAGCCTACGAGTTCGAGAAGGAAGCTCAAAATGATGAAGAACTAGAGACGAGAAATATAGCCTTAGTTGCAAATCatcaatcttcatcatcaacaccaaGGTCAAATTCTAATCCCTCATCTGATTTTTTCACTGATGATCAGCTTGCTTTGTTCATGAGAAGGTTCAAAAGATTCATGCGAAAGAATCAATCCTATGATAACTCTGACAAGACGAGAAGAACGAAGTACCGAAACAATGACAAGACTAGCGGATCCAGAACACATGAGAAGGATGAAATACAA GATGAGCACAACTACAAGAAGAATTCGGGAAGTTATCACAACCCGAAGAGTGCATCAAATAACGCTGACGAAGAGCCAAACAAAAACCAGAAGAATGATAGGCGAAGGAAGGCTCTAGCTGTAGAAGAGAAGTTAGAAGAAAAGAACGACGAGTCATGCACTTCTAGCCCCAGTTCAGAAAGTGACAGTtcggaagatgagaaaggactACTGTGTCTTTTCAGTCAAGAGGACTCGGATGAAGAACTGTGCCTTAtggcagatgaagaagaggtaacttcACAAAACCACTCTTCTAATTATAGTTCCGAATCCACATATCATGAAAACCCTAGGGAAGCATTCGAAAGAATAATGAAGAGTTTTGATGGTATTGAGGATTCACACATCAGACTCAAAGAAGAGAATGCCAAGCTATTggcagaaagacaagatctcgaggacTTAAGATCCAAAAATGCTGAGATGCTTGAATCTATAAGCCAGCTTGAGAAGCAAGTTCATCTTCTTGAGGAAGAGTGTAAAGCGAAGGATGATAGAGAGCAAAATTTGCGTGCGGTACTTGCGACATTTACAAATTTATCCAGattaatggatcgaatggtagatgatcaaagaccatcagGGAGTAGAACCGGACTTGGTTATAGCTCCAGCTCTTATCAACATGTTCTCTTAACACGACCAACTAACCCTTCTACTAGTGGAGGTTTAAGTTCTGTGTTTGTCCAATGA
- the LOC116001208 gene encoding zinc finger MYM-type protein 1-like, which produces MLDAIKALGLQIDDVRGQGYDNGSNMKGKHQGVQKRLLEVNPRALYMPCACHSLNLTVSDMAHSCVKAISFFGVMQRLYALFSSSPKRWKILLDNVPSLTVKYLSNTRWESRIKSVKAIRFQAPEIRLALLELSNSCDDAKSKSEADSLVSALENFEFLLGIVIWHDILFAIHMVSKKLQSKSMCIETTMNQIEGVINFFEKYRNEGFASSMNIAKNIANTLMPAIEILEFVKVADCFPMVSIAYRLLLTIPVTVASAERSFSKLKLLKTYLRSSMSQERLNGLAILCIEKDIVDEARFQSLKNSSMADRLNDHHSESKHEHAVDDPEAVASMVET; this is translated from the exons ATGTTAGATGCAATTAAAGCTTTAGGTCTTCAAATTGATGATGTGAGAGGCCAAGGTTATGATAATGGTTCTAATATGAAAGGAAAGCATCAAGGTGTTCAAAAACGATTACTTGAAGTAAATCCAAGAGCATTGTATATGCCATGTGCTTGTCATAGTCTTAATCTTACTGTTAGTGATATGGCACATTCTTGTGTTAaagcaatttcattttttggagTTATGCAACGTCTATATGCTTTATTTTCAAGTTCTCCTAAAAGGTGGAAAATTTTACTTGATAATGTTCCAAGCTTGACTgtgaaatatttgtcaaatactCGTTGGGAGAGTagaataaaaagtgtcaaagcAATTAGATTTCAAGCTCCTGAAATAAGGTTGGCTTTGTTAGAATTATCTAATTCTTGTGATGATGCCAAATCAAAAAGTGAAGCGGACAGCTTGGTGAGTGCACTtgagaattttgaatttttacttgGAATTGTTATTTGGCATGACATTTTATTTGCTATTCATATGGTAAGTAAAAAGTTGCAATCAAAATCTATGTGCATTGAAACTACCATGAATCAAATAGAAGGTgtgataaatttttttgagaaatatagAAATGAAGGGTTTGCTTCTAGTATGAATATTGCCAAAAACATTGCAA ATACATTAATGCCAGCAATTGAGATTCTTGAGTTTGTCAAAGTTGCTGATTGCTTCCCAATGGTTTCTATTGCTTATCGACTATTATTGACGATACCCGTGACTGTAGCATCAGCGGAGAgaagtttttcaaaattgaagttattgAAAACTTATTTGAGATCTTCAATGTCACAAGAAAGATTGAATGGTTTGGccattttgtgtattgagaaggatat TGTGGACGAAGCTAGGTTTCAGAGCTTGAAGAACTCGTCAATGGCGGACAG GTTGAATGATCATCATTCTGAATCCAAACACGAGCACGCTGTTGACGATCCAGAGGCGGTTGCATCAATGGTTGAGACGTGA